AGTGGATCTGGGAGCAGCAATCATTGCTGCGCGCGAAGCCGAATTGCTGATCGCCGGAGGGGGGCATGCGATGGCCGCTGGCTTGACCGTGGAATCGGGAAAGATCGACGCTCTCGCCGACTATCTGGACCAACGACTTTCTCGAGACGTCGAGAAGGCGGGTTTGAACCAAGCGATGCAGCTTGACCTTTCCTTGGCGCCCGGCGGTCTCACGCCAGATTTGGTCAGTACCCTTGAGAAAGCCGGACCATTCGGGGTTGGCTGGCCTGCACCTCGAGTGGCCGTTGGGCCCGTACGCATCGTTAAAGCCGATGTGGTGGGCAAAGATCATTTACGTGTTATCGCCGCAGGCGAAGATGGGCGCTCGTTTAAATCGATCGCCTTCCGCGCTGCCGAGACTGAGATGGCCCAAACGCTGCTACACAGAGCACACGGACGCAAATTTCACTTGGCTGGGCGTGTCAAAATCGATGATTGGGGCCCTCGACCTCAGGCAGAATTGCACCTCGAAGATGCAGCTTTTGCAGATTGATTGAAAACTGGGCTTGACCGGAATCGCCCACCCCTCTAGAGGCGCGCTCTCGCAAGCGAGCGTGGCCCGTTCGTCTAGCGGTTAGGACGCGGCCCTTTCACGGCTGAAACACGGGTTCGATTCCCGTACGGGTCACCACCACTTTCTCCACGCGCGCATTTATCCGAATAAAACGCACAGGCACACAGATGCCTGCGCTTTTATTGGCCGTGTTATCTGGTATGGCCCACAACCATGGATAGCGGCCCGGAGCACCCCGTTACATCAATCGTGATCGCCGCGATTGCTTGTTTGACGTTGGTCCTTTTTGGCCTTGGGATAGCACCTTCGATCGGCGTGTTCGTCTTGTGGGTAGGGTCGATCTACCTTGCTAACGCTACCCCACCCCCATCGCATGAGCGTCATAACGATGGCCTGATCACAAGCGAATCCATGGGCGAGTTGATCCAGCATTCTTCTATCCCCCTGCTGGTGATCGAGGATGGGAAAGTGTCGATAGCCAATCGGGCAGCAAAGCGGGTTCTGGGCAATCACATCATCGGGCAAGATTCGCGGATGGCCTTCCGCCAGCCTGCTGCAGTTAAGTTGCTTACCAAAAAGAAAAATGGGGCGGCGATAATAAAGGGGCTCGTAAGGAGGCGTGATATCTGGCGCATGAAGCGCCAGAAGCTAAGCGACTCGATGTCGGTAATCGAGTTGACGAATTTGACTGCAGAAGCGGATATCAGTCGGGCGCACACCGATTTTGTTGCCAATGCCAGTCACGAACTACGCACGCCGCTCGCTTCGATAATCGGCTATGTAGAGACCTTGCAGGACGATAGCGCCGCCTTGGACAAGCCTACGTCACAGAAGTTTCTCGATACCATTCATCGCGAAGCACAGCGGTTGCAATCGCTGGTCAGTGATCTGATGTCGCTGTCGCGCATCGAGGCGGTCAAGCATGACGAACCGACAGATCTGGTCGACTTTGCAGGACTTGTCGAACGCGCTGCACGAGATGCCGCCGGTCAAGAGCGGGCCGAACGACTCGAGTTGCAACTTACACCAAACCTGAACGTTCGCGGCGATCAACAGCAACTTGAACAGCTTGTACGCAATCTGGTCGATAACGCGCTGAAGTATGGCCACCAGGACAAACCCGTCAGCGTAGTCCTGGAAAGCGGCAAGGATGCCAATGCAAGGTTGACGGTTACTGACAGGGGTGATGGCATTGATCCGGAACATCTCCCGCATCTTACAAGGCGGTTTTATCGGACTGATCCGGGCAGGAGCCGCGCCGCAGGCGGAACCGGCCTGGGCCTCGCGATTGTAAAACATATTGTGGAGCGCCACCGCGGCCGGCTCGACATAGAAAGCTCTTTGGGCAAAGGCACATCTGTAATTGTCCGGATTCCGGCCGTTTCAGATGAGAATGACTGATTGTCATGAATTTGTCTTATTTCTTTAACAAAGCACTCGGCGACCGGCGCGACCGTCATACAGATTCGCATTCTTTCGCGGGTTTGAAACATACAGAGTTTAGATCACCTAGGCGTACTTCCCACGACTGGGGCATGAGCGCAGCAACGGGGCATATTAGCTAAGCAATGACGCCAATTACGCTGCTCTTGATTGGACTTGGTCTAGCCCTTGCCGGGTGGCTTGCGGCTCGTGCGAAGGCGTGGAGTCTTCAGTCATCGGACAGTGTTGTACGGTTGACTTCGCGACCGAATTATCACGGGTGGTACGTCGCGCTATGGATCATCGTGCCAATGCTGGCCTTTATAGGCCTGTGGTCATTCATTGAACCGCAATTGGTACTCCAGGCAGTCTTGAGCACACCAGCAGCGCAGACGCTGCCAGAATTCGGTTTCGAACGAGAGTCGATCCTTGCAGAAGCCCGCGCGGTTGCAACAGGGCAAGCCAATGCGGTGTTTAATCCCAGTGCGGAACCTCTGATTGAACCCTTCCGTGATGCGCTGCAACGTTATCAGTTGATTGGCGTGGCGGTAGCCAGCGCGATAGCCCTTTTGTCCGGAATTCGGGCGTTTCTGAAGATTAAGCCGGACTTTTCTGCTCGAACCAAGGTTGAGCGCTCCGTGATGGCGCTGCTCCTGCTTGCATCGCTGGTCGCTATCCTCACGACGTTTGGCATTTTTGCCAGCCTCGTGTTTGAGACGATCCGCTTCTTCGGCATGGTCAATCCGATTGATTTTCTATTCGGGACGTTCTGGGGGCCGGACCCCATGAGCAATCCGGAAAGCCCCGACCCGACGCGTTATGGGGCCATCCCGCTCTTCTGGGGCACAATTTATATCGGCGCCATTATTGCGATGATTGTTGCGATCCCCCTTGGGTTGATGAGCGCAATCTATCTTACACAATATGCCAACCCGACTCTGCGCAAGTGGCTCAAGCCCGCGCTTGAGATTCTGGCTGGTGTTCCAACAGTGGTCTACGGCTATTTTGCCGCCCTTACCGTAGCACCGGCCATTCGCGACGCAGCTGTTGCGATAGGCATCAGCAATGCCTCAAGCGAAAGTGCACTGGCTGCGGGCCTGGTCATGGGCGTTATGATCATCCCATTTGTCTCATCCATGGCAGACGATTCCATTGCCGCCGTGCCAAGCGCAATGCGTGACGGCAGCTTAGCATTGGGCGCCACCAAATCCGAAACAATCAAGCGGGTGCTTGTGCCCGCTGCTCTGCCCGGAATTGTCGGCGGCGTCATGCTCGCAATCAGTCGAGCCATCGGCGAAACTATGATCGTCGTTATGGCAGCGGGAGCTGCTGCAAACCTATCAGCCAATCCACTCGAGGCCATGACTACAGTCACGTTCCAGATCGTTGCCATGTTAACCGGCGAAGGTAGTTTTGATCACCCGGCAACGCTCAGCGCTTTTGCGCTTGGCCTTGTTCTCTTCATCGTCACTCTAGGTCTCAACTTTGTTGCCCTGCGTGTCGTAAAGCGGTTCCGTGAAGCTTATGAGTGACGCAACAGCCTCCCCCGACGCCATCCGCCCGACGCGGACCGATGCATTCCGTCAGCACCTTGAGAAGCGTTACGCGGCTGAAAGACGCTTCAAGCTTGCCGGCCTGAGCGCGATTCTGCTTTCTGTAGCAGTGCTGATCTTTCTGCTCGGCAACATGACCTACAATGGCCTGGCTGGATTCCAGCGCGCAGAGATCGACGTCAAGATTGATCTCAGTCAGTCGGGTATTGCTGGTGATGAGAACACTCTGAGCGGCCCCTTGGCCATTCAAACACTCGAAGGCCAAGGACTGGCCGATGTGGTTCAATTCTACGCCACGCAAGAGCTTGGAGAGGAAGGCGCCCGGGGAATCAGCAGCGAAGCTTGGCGCGATGTCGCGGCAGACATTATTGCCGATCCGTCCATCCTACAGACACAGCAAACATTCAGCCTGCCCGCATCAGACGATCTTGCATCTGGACTTAAAGGCGAGGGTTCGACCGAGATGCAGGCACTGGCCGACCGGCTGGAGGCTGATGGGAAGCTTGCTAGCAATTTTGACGCAGGGTTTCTGCAGCGTTCCGATGCAACGAGCCCACAAAAAGTAGGCATCTGGGGAGCTTTGAAGGGTTCAATCCTCACCATGATTGTCACCCTGCTTCTCGCATTCCCGATTGGCGTAATGGCTGCGCTATACCTCGAAGAGTATGCCCCCAAGAATCGTTGGACTGATTTAATCGAAGTATCGATCAACAATCTCGCCGCTGTCCCATCCATAATTTTTGGTCTGCTTGGCCTCGCGGTGTTCCTCTGGATGTTCCCGAACTACCGTTCTGCACCCCTGATCGGGGGCATGACGCTCGCGCTGATGACAATGCCGGTGATCGTGATTTCAGGACGCAATGCGATCAAAGCGGTACCACCTTCAATTCGCGACGGCGCGCTGGCAATTGGTGCATCTCCGGTCCAAGTCGTGTTTCATCACGTCTTGCCGCTTGCGCTTCCAGGTATCCTGACCGGAACAATTATCGGCATGGCGCGTGCACTTGGTGAAACAGCACCGTTGCTGATGATCGGCATGCGTGCGTTCGTAGCGACTCCTCCCGATGGTTTCACATCACCCGCTACCGTTCTGCCAGTTCAAATTTTCCTCTGGTCAGACGAAATCGATCGAGGTTTTGTCGAACGGACGAGTGCGGCTATCATAATCCTGTTGCTGTTCCTCCTGCTGATGAACGGCCTCGCCATTTACCTACGCAACAAATTCGAGAAGACCTGGTGACTGTAATCCACCCCAACCTTGAGACGCTTGATGCTAAGATGCGCGCGAAGGACGTGTCGGTCTTCTATAGCGAGAAACAAGCGATCGATAATGTCTCGATCGATATCCCGACCGGGTACGTGACAGCGTTCATCGGTCCATCTGGCTGCGGTAAATCGACGTTCCTGCGGGTATTGAATCGTATGAATGATACGATCCCGACTGCGCGCGTCGAAGGTACTATCGAGCTCGATGGCGAAGACATTTACCGTTCCGGTATGGACGTGGTTCAGTTGCGCGCACGCGTCGGAATGGTGTTTCAGAAGCCTAACCCATTTCCCAAGTCGATTTATGATAACATCGCTTATGGCCCAAAGATCCACGGACTTGCTGAAAGCAAAGATGAACTCGACGCTGTCGTTGAGCGGTCGCTGACCCGTGCGGGCCTGTGGGACGAAGTAAAAGATCGCCTGCAGGATAGCGGGACTGCACTCTCTGGTGGGCAGCAGCAACGCCTGTGTATCGCGCGGGCAATCGCAGTCGATCCTGAAGTTATCCTGATGGATGAGCCGTGTTCAGCGCTTGACCCCATAGCTACGGCAAAGATTGAAGAACTGATCGCTGAGTTGACCGATCGCTATGCGATTGTGATCGTCACTCACTCAATGCAGCAAGCCGCGCGTGTTTCACAACGCACAGCGTTTTTCCACCTTGGTAAGATGGTAGAATACGGTCAGACTTCTGACATATTCACGAACCCCATCGAGGATCGGACCAAGGATTACATTACAGGACGGTACGGATAATGGCTGAACATACAGTCAAAGCATTCGACGAAGACATCACGCGTCTGCGCGGCTTGATTGCGGAAATGGGGGGGCTTGCCGAAGTCGCTCTCCAGGATGCGCTTGATGCTATGGTGCGCGGCGATGAAGAGCTGGGCGAAAAGGTCGTCAAGAACGACAAGAAGATCGACGCGCTTGAGTCAGAGGTGGACAAGTTGGCTGTGCGGGTGATTGCCTTGCGTGCACCAATGGCTGACGACCTGCGTGAAGTCATCGCAGCGCTGAAGATTGCCGGTGTGGTCGAACGTATCGGCGATTATTCAAAGAATATCGCACGCCGAGTTGGTCAAGTTGAAGACCGCAAGCGATTTGAGCCGCTTACCCTATTGCCGGCCATGGGCGAATTGGCCGGCGAAATGGTGCATGATGTGCTGACTGCCTATGCTGCACGTGACCCCGATCTTGCGCGCGAAGTGATCGCGGCTGACAACAAGGTAGATGCTTTTTACGACAGTATTTTCCGGAACCTTGTCAGTCATATGGTAGAGAATCCTGCGACCATTTCTAGCGCGGCACAATTACTTTTCGTCGCCCGGAATATTGAACGGATCGGCGACCATGCGACCAATGTTGCCGAGATGGTACATTATGCGGCGACCGGGACATATCCGCCGGATGAGGATGATTGACATCAATCTGTCGTAAAAGTGCAATAGAGCTCTCCTCGTCGCATTCGGTTGAAGGAGACTGACGATTATGTCCGCGGCTAAATTATTGCTCGTCGAAGATGACCCGTCCCTTTCGGAGCTCCTCGAGTATCGTTTTTCGAACGAAGGCTACGATGTGCGTTGCACAGCTGACGGCGATGAAGCGCTGATATTGGCTGCTGAAGACTTGCCAGACCTGATAATTCTCGACTGGATGATTGAAGGAACTAGCGGGATTGAAGTTTGCCGCCGCCTTCGCCGAGACAAAAGCACTGCTCACGTTCCAATCATCATGCTCACCGCCCGTGAGGCGGAGGATGATCGGGTGCGAGGTTTGGAAACCGGGGCGGATGACTATTTGACCAAGCCCTTTAGCCCGCGCGAACTGCTAGCACGTGTGGCTGCCGTCATGCGTCGTATCCGCCCTGCGCTTGCTGGTGAGAGCATTTCAGTGGGTGACATCATGCTTGATCCCGTTGCACACAAGGTTCAGCGGCGTGGGCGTGATCTCAAGCTTGGTCCGACCGAGTATCGTTTGCTCAAATTCTTCATGGAAAGCCCCGGGCGGGTGTTCAGCCGCGGTCAGTTACTTGATGCAGTCTGGGGCACTGAAAGCGATATCGAGTTGCGCACCGTCGATGTGCATATTCGACGTTTGCGAAAGGCCATCGAAATGGATGGCCTTAAGGATCCGATTCGGACGGTTCGATCAGCCGGTTATGCGTTAGAAGCCGTATGACTCAGTGAAAGTCGCGTGACTTGGGCAGGATGCGCAGGTTGCGCGGATGCCCTATGGCAGGCAGTGGCCGTTCGCCATGCAGATCACGAGGTTTGACGGTCAATGGCTTGCGCGAGTTGAGCGGACTGCTGACGTGATCGGCACGCGCTACAGGTGACGCCAGCAAGTCATCCGCCAAACCATAAAGCGTATCAGTGGCATCGGTCATATGATGCGCAATCACGTGTATGACTTCATCGTCATATTCGACCCGCCCTCGCACCTCCATCAGCCGCGCGCCCATGATGACGCGCCGCTGTTTCTCCATAACATCAGGCCAGACCACAAGGTTCGCGACCCCTGTTTCATCCTCCAGTGTGATAAAACACACGCCCTTTGCAGACCCCGGTCGTTGACGGATCAACACCAAACCCGCGATCTGCACCATGGAGCGGAACTTGCGGTCCCTCAGCTCACAAGCGCGTACAAAGCCGCGCTCCGCGAGCGACGCGCGCAAAAAGGAAAGCGGGTGTGCCTTCAGACTGAGGCGCGTGGTCTGATAATCCGTTACTACTTCTTCGCTGAGTGGCATTTGCGGCAGCTTGGTGCGTGCCTTTTCAGCCCCTTCATCACGTTCTGCTGCAGCCTGAAATAGCGGCAGATCAGGTGCCGCGATCAGGCTGCGCGCGTCCCACAAGGCCTGCCGGCGTGAAAGGCCCAGCGACGTGAAGCAATCCGCGCTTGCAAGTCGTTCGATATGCGCAGGAGAAAGCCCTGCCCGCTCACGCAGTTCGGCTACGTCCTTAAACACGCCGCCCTCTGCCCTCGCCGTAACTATTCGTGCCGCCACATGTTCTGGCAGGCCATCAACCTGTCGCAGTCCCATACGCATGGCGATGCTATCTCGCTCGCGCCGGGACACGGCAGCATGTTCGAGAGTGTTGTCCCACATAGAGTGATTCACATCTACCGGAAGCACCTCAACCCCATGCTCACGCGCGTCACGTACAATTTGTGCCGGGGCATAGAATCCCATCGGCTGAGAATTGAGCAATGCGCAGGCGAAAGCAGCGGGGAAATGGCATTTGAGCCAGCTAGAAACATAGACCAGATGCGCAAAGCTGGCCGCGTGACTTTCCGGGAAGCCATATTCCCCAAAGCCCTTTATCTGGTTGAAGCAGCGCTCGGCAAAATCCGGGTCATACCCACGCGCAACCATTCGCCCGACCATCATGTCTTCCAGCTCGTGCACCATCCCGCGCGAACGGAAGGTTGCCATTGCCTTCCTCAACCGATTGGCCTCTGCGCTGGAAAACTTCGCGGCATCAAGCGCGATCTTCATCGCTTGCTCCTGAAAGATCGGCACACCCAAGGTGCGCGCAAGGATGCTGGAAAGCTCATCCGGTGGGCCATGCTCAGGCGCGGGCGCAGGAATTTGTACCGGTTCTGCACCCCTGCGGCGCTTCAGATAGGGGTGCACCATGTCACCCTGAATAGGACCAGGACGAACAATCGCGACTTGGATGACCAGATCGTAGAACTCTCGTGGACGTAGCCGGGGTAACATATTCATCTGTGCGCGGCTCTCGACCTGAAACACGCCCAATGAATCCCCGCGTCGCAGCATCGTATAA
The Altererythrobacter ishigakiensis genome window above contains:
- a CDS encoding sensor histidine kinase, with amino-acid sequence MDSGPEHPVTSIVIAAIACLTLVLFGLGIAPSIGVFVLWVGSIYLANATPPPSHERHNDGLITSESMGELIQHSSIPLLVIEDGKVSIANRAAKRVLGNHIIGQDSRMAFRQPAAVKLLTKKKNGAAIIKGLVRRRDIWRMKRQKLSDSMSVIELTNLTAEADISRAHTDFVANASHELRTPLASIIGYVETLQDDSAALDKPTSQKFLDTIHREAQRLQSLVSDLMSLSRIEAVKHDEPTDLVDFAGLVERAARDAAGQERAERLELQLTPNLNVRGDQQQLEQLVRNLVDNALKYGHQDKPVSVVLESGKDANARLTVTDRGDGIDPEHLPHLTRRFYRTDPGRSRAAGGTGLGLAIVKHIVERHRGRLDIESSLGKGTSVIVRIPAVSDEND
- the pstC gene encoding phosphate ABC transporter permease subunit PstC, whose protein sequence is MTPITLLLIGLGLALAGWLAARAKAWSLQSSDSVVRLTSRPNYHGWYVALWIIVPMLAFIGLWSFIEPQLVLQAVLSTPAAQTLPEFGFERESILAEARAVATGQANAVFNPSAEPLIEPFRDALQRYQLIGVAVASAIALLSGIRAFLKIKPDFSARTKVERSVMALLLLASLVAILTTFGIFASLVFETIRFFGMVNPIDFLFGTFWGPDPMSNPESPDPTRYGAIPLFWGTIYIGAIIAMIVAIPLGLMSAIYLTQYANPTLRKWLKPALEILAGVPTVVYGYFAALTVAPAIRDAAVAIGISNASSESALAAGLVMGVMIIPFVSSMADDSIAAVPSAMRDGSLALGATKSETIKRVLVPAALPGIVGGVMLAISRAIGETMIVVMAAGAAANLSANPLEAMTTVTFQIVAMLTGEGSFDHPATLSAFALGLVLFIVTLGLNFVALRVVKRFREAYE
- the pstA gene encoding phosphate ABC transporter permease PstA → MSDATASPDAIRPTRTDAFRQHLEKRYAAERRFKLAGLSAILLSVAVLIFLLGNMTYNGLAGFQRAEIDVKIDLSQSGIAGDENTLSGPLAIQTLEGQGLADVVQFYATQELGEEGARGISSEAWRDVAADIIADPSILQTQQTFSLPASDDLASGLKGEGSTEMQALADRLEADGKLASNFDAGFLQRSDATSPQKVGIWGALKGSILTMIVTLLLAFPIGVMAALYLEEYAPKNRWTDLIEVSINNLAAVPSIIFGLLGLAVFLWMFPNYRSAPLIGGMTLALMTMPVIVISGRNAIKAVPPSIRDGALAIGASPVQVVFHHVLPLALPGILTGTIIGMARALGETAPLLMIGMRAFVATPPDGFTSPATVLPVQIFLWSDEIDRGFVERTSAAIIILLLFLLLMNGLAIYLRNKFEKTW
- the pstB gene encoding phosphate ABC transporter ATP-binding protein PstB, translated to MRAKDVSVFYSEKQAIDNVSIDIPTGYVTAFIGPSGCGKSTFLRVLNRMNDTIPTARVEGTIELDGEDIYRSGMDVVQLRARVGMVFQKPNPFPKSIYDNIAYGPKIHGLAESKDELDAVVERSLTRAGLWDEVKDRLQDSGTALSGGQQQRLCIARAIAVDPEVILMDEPCSALDPIATAKIEELIAELTDRYAIVIVTHSMQQAARVSQRTAFFHLGKMVEYGQTSDIFTNPIEDRTKDYITGRYG
- the phoU gene encoding phosphate signaling complex protein PhoU, producing the protein MAEHTVKAFDEDITRLRGLIAEMGGLAEVALQDALDAMVRGDEELGEKVVKNDKKIDALESEVDKLAVRVIALRAPMADDLREVIAALKIAGVVERIGDYSKNIARRVGQVEDRKRFEPLTLLPAMGELAGEMVHDVLTAYAARDPDLAREVIAADNKVDAFYDSIFRNLVSHMVENPATISSAAQLLFVARNIERIGDHATNVAEMVHYAATGTYPPDEDD
- the phoB gene encoding phosphate regulon transcriptional regulator PhoB — its product is MSAAKLLLVEDDPSLSELLEYRFSNEGYDVRCTADGDEALILAAEDLPDLIILDWMIEGTSGIEVCRRLRRDKSTAHVPIIMLTAREAEDDRVRGLETGADDYLTKPFSPRELLARVAAVMRRIRPALAGESISVGDIMLDPVAHKVQRRGRDLKLGPTEYRLLKFFMESPGRVFSRGQLLDAVWGTESDIELRTVDVHIRRLRKAIEMDGLKDPIRTVRSAGYALEAV